A region of the Streptomyces durocortorensis genome:
CTCGGCCGTGGCCGTACGGGCTCCGGCAAGACGCTCTCCTTCGGTCTGCCGACCCTGGCCGCCCTGGCCGGTGGCCACACCGAGAAGAAGAAGCCCCGCGCGGTCATCCTCACCCCGACCCGTGAGCTCGCCATGCAGGTCGCGGACGCGCTCCAGCCGTACGGCGATGTGCTCGGCCTCAAGATGAAGGTCGTCTGCGGCGGTACGTCGATGGGCAACCAGATCTACGCGCTGGAGCGCGGTGTCGACGTCCTCGTCGCCACCCCGGGCCGTCTGCGCGACATCATCAACCGCGGCGCCTGCTCCCTGGAGAACGTCCAGGTCGCCGTCCTCGACGAGGCCGACCAGATGTCGGACCTGGGCTTCCTGCCCGAGGTCACCGAGCTGCTCGACCAGATCCCCGGTGGCGGTCAGCGGATGCTCTTCTCCGCCACCATGGAGAACGAGATCGGCACGCTGGTCAAGCGTTACCTCTCCAACCCGGTCACGCACGAGGTCGACAGCGCCCAGGGCAACGTCACGACCATGTCGCACCACGTCCTCGTCGTGAAGCCGAAGGACAAGGCGCCGGTCACGGCCGCCATCGCCGCCCGCAAGGGCCGCACGATCATCTTCGTCCGCACCCAGCTGGGCGCCGACCGCATCGCCGAGCAGCTCATCGAGTCCGGCGTGAAGGCCGACGCGCTGCACGGCGGCATGACCCAGGGCGCCCGTACGCGGGTCCTGGAGGACTTCAAGAAGGGTTACGTCAACGCGCTCGTCGCGACCGACGTGGCCGCCCGCGGTATCCACGTGGACGGCATCGACCTGGTCCTGAACGTCGACCCGGCCGGTGACCACAAGGACTACCTGCACCGCTCGGGCCGTACCGCCCGGGCCGGCAAGTCCGGTGTCGTCGTCTCGCTGGCGCTCCCGCACCAGCGCCGCCAGATCTTCCGCCTGATGGAGGACGCGGGCGTCGACGCCTCGCGCCACATCGTCCAGGGCGCGGGCGTCTTCGAGCCGGAGGTCGCCGAGATCACCGGCGCCCGCTCGCTCACCGAGGTCCAGGCCGACTCCGCGAACAACGCCGCCAAGCAGGCCGAGCGCGAGGCCGCCGACCTGACGAAGCAGCTGGAGCGCGTCCAGCGCCGCGCCGTCGAGCTGCGCGAGGAGGCCGACCGCCTGGTCGCCCGTGCCGCGCGCGAGCGGGGCGAGGACCCCGAGGCGGCGGTGGCCGAGGTGGCCGCCGAGGCCGAGGCCGCCCTCGTGGCAGCCGTCTCCGTACCGGAGCAGCCGGCCGCCCGCGACGAGCAGCGCCGCGACGAGCGGGGCAACTACGAGCGCCGTGACAACCGCGGCGGCGACCGTGGCGGTTACCGCGGCAACGACCGCCGTGACGACCGCCCGTCGTTCAACCGCGACCGCCGTGACGACCGTGGTGGCCGTTCCTTCGAGCGCCGCGACAACGACCGTCCCTCCTTCAATCGTGACCGTCGCGACGACCGTCCCTCGGGTGGCTTCCGCTCCGGTGGCAACGACCGCCGTGATGACCGTGGTGGCCGTTCCTTCGAGCGCCGCGACAACGACCGTCCCTCCTTCAACCGTGACCGTCGCGACGACCGTCCCTCGGGTGGCTTCCGCTCCGGTGGCAACGACCGCCGTGATGACCGTGGTGGCCGTTCCTTCGAGCGCCGCGACAACGACCGTCCCTCCTTCAACCGTGACCGTCGCGACGACCGCCCCTCCGGTGGCTTCCGCTCCGGCGGCAGCGACCGCCCGTTCAACCGTGACCGTCGCGACGACCGTCCCTCGGGTGGCTTCCGCTCCGGCGGCAGCGACCGCCCGACCGGCCGTCGTGACGACCACCGCGGCGCCAACACCGGCACCAACACCGGTTCCTTCGGCCGCCGCGACGACAAGCCGCGCTGGAAGCGCAACGGCTGACCCCCGCCCGGCCGACTCCCGGCCGAGCAGGTCCGCCTGACAGACCGGCAGGGCCCGTACGCCACCGAACCGACTCGGTGACGTACGGGCCCTGTTGCTGTCCCCCATGTTCCTCACTGTTCCTCCGGAGCACACAACCCGGAGCGAAACGGACACGGCGCGGGGCGTGACAGGGCCCGACACCGATACCGAATCGGCTGCCGGGACCGGGCGGGCTATGCTCGTGTGTGATGTGACCGGGGCCGTTAGCTCAATTGGTCAGAGCAGCGGACTTTTAATCCGTTGGTTGTGGGTTCGAGTCCCACACGGCCTACCGACAGCAGGGCAGGGGAAGCTCCCTGACCTGCGGTGGAGCGCCCCGACCGGTTTCGACCGGGCGGGGCGCTTCGTCGTTCGAGGGCGCGTGCGTGAGCGATGCGTGAGCGCCACTGATATCGAACGCTGCGCTCACGAGACAGTCACCTCTCCGCGTAACGGAGGAACTGGATACCCAGGCCGACCAACATGACGGCTTCCAGGACGGAGGCCGTGGTCAACAGAGCGCTGTCCCCACCCGAGCACCAGAAGGCCATGAGCGCAGAGAAGGGGGTGAGGAAGAAGGCTGTCAGATCGACGATCGTCTGGGTGACCTTGCGAGAGACCCGCTTCGCGTCGCTGCGGTGGAAGGTCTCCCAGCCGAAGAGCGGGGACCCAGCGTCCACTTTTGTTGCCAGTTGACCGGCAAGTTCGGTGCGGACGTACCGCCCGATGGCTGAGATCTTCTCGTCGTTGACGAGGTAGGTCCACCCAAGCACGATGCAGACGACCGGTAGAGCCAGCAGCAACTGTGGACGCTTGGTTTGTAGAGCGACAGCAGTCAGAGCAGTCACGGCCGCCAGCGTGACGTACAGCAAGTTGTCGCGGAATCCGATGCGAGCTCGCTGCTCATCCTTGATCTGGGCGTACTCAGCGAGGAGCACGGCGCTCTCGCTCGTTTCGCCGTTACCAGCCACGGGTTCCCCCTCACGTACCGACACGATGCCGTTCACCCGTTCACAGTCGCCGACAGGGCCTACGGTATGAACCTGGAGAGCGGACTCCGCTGTGAGGCTGCACCGTGAAGCGATGCTGGGCAAGGGGGCCGAGTTGAACGAGGCATCGGACAAGATCGTTGTGCTGACGGCGCTGCCGTTGGAGTACCAGGCCGTGCGTAGCCTCCTTGAGGACCCGAGGCGTGTTGATCACGCTGGAACTATCTTCGAGCACGGGCGCCTTGCTGGTACCTCGCACACGGTCTATCTGACGTCTACCGGTCCCGGCAACGATTCGGCCGCAGCGCTTACTGAGCGAGCCGTCAGTTTTGTTCAACCACGAGCTGTTTTCTTCACGGGAATTGCTGGAGGGCTTAAATCGGATATTTTTCCAGGGGATATCGTAGTCGCGACTGAGGTACACGCATACCACGGAGGCAAGCAGGACCCGGACGGGTTTAAGGTCCGCCCTCGTAGTTGGGAAGCCTCCTATCAGTTGCAGCAGGTGGCCCAGTACGTTGCGAATGTCGGCACATGGAGGAGCAAGCTTCCCGAGGGAGCGCGGACTTCGACCGCCGTTCACTTCAAGCCCATTGTGGCTGGCGACGTCGTACTGAACGCTCCTCAGGAGTCCTCGCTAAGGACATTCCTGGACCACTCCTACAACGGTGCCGCCGCTGTGGAGATGGAAGGTGCCGGATTCGCCAGCGCGGCCCACAAGACTCAAGCCGTGCCCCATCTTATGATCCGGGGCATTAGTGATAGAGCGGACGGAACGAAGCAGAACACTGATGGCCAAGGGCTGCAGGAAGCGGCTGCCAGTCACGCCGCGCTCTTCCTGGCAGAGGTGATCACTCAGCTCAGCCCGCCACCGACCTCTGTCGGTGGCCCAGACTTCAGTACCTCGCGACGACTCGACGACGAACTGGTCTGGCAGCCCCTTGAGCAGGCGGCTGCGGTGTCTTGGCGCAAGAACCTGATCCCAACGAGTGGGTACACGAGCAGTGCTTCGTTGCTTGAACTCCACCTCGTGCCTGTCCCCGCAACCAGCAGAGTGCCTGCGGTGCGAATGCAGCAGCTGACTGCCGAGTTGGTTGATCTAGGGAGGGCGGAAGGGTTCTTCACTAATCTTGAGCATGTAGAAGCTTATGATTCGGCCGAGGTGGCTTTGGTGGCCGTAAAAGATCGGCATAATCGTTCAGCTGGGATCGCAATTACACGATCAGGTCAACGAAGTGCCTGGGAGGCTCTTCCGCATCCGGGCCTTTCCTATGTGCTGGACGAGGATCGTACAAGCGATAGGATCGAAATTCTGCTGAAGATTTTGAATTCTATTGCTAGTCCCGCCGCTTCGCGTTATGCCCCTGCTGTGGCTGTCGAGAACACCAGGATGGTCACGGTAGAGCGCCTTAGTGAAGTTAACCCGCACTCCGCCAGAATCCGGCCAACTGATGCGCCCATCGAAGTTCAACCCGAAGAGGCCATCGGTGTCGAAATGATTTCCAGGTGTGGTCGAGAGCTGGCCGAAGAGCTTACTGCTCGATTGATCTACTCTTTCCGAAACCCGCGTCGTCACTGGTAGAGGAGGTCGCCGGTCATTGGGCCGGAGGCGAATCGGACTGTGACGATGTAGGGCGGCTGCGCTGGATCAGAGCGGCTGCCTTCTCCGCGATCTCACGGTCTACCTCAGGCAACAGGCTCGTATACGTGTCTGAGGTCAGGGTGATCGTGGAGTGGCGGAGGGTCTCCTTGATCGTGTGGATGTCACCGCCGGCGCCGTGGGTGAGCGTCGCGGCCACGTGGCGGAGGTCCCGCAGGGTGATGGGCGGGAGGTCGGTGGTGGCGAGGAGGCGGCGGAAGGTCTCCGAGACCGTCTCCGGGTGGAGCCAGGATCCGTCTTCCTTGGTGAAGATCTTCCCGGTCTCCTGCCAGGCGGCCCCCGCCTTCTTCCGCTCCCGTGCCTGACGCTTCCTGTGCGCGCGCAGGACGGCCACGTTCACGCTGTCGAGAGCGATCGTGCCGGCGCTGCCGTCGGTCTTCGGCTCGGACTCGTACGGGTCCCAGCCGTCGACAACGATCTCCTTGGCGGGGGTGATGAGGCCGGCGTCGAGGTCGGTCTCGTGCCAGTCCTGGCCGACTGCCTCGCCGCGCCGGAGGCCGCGGGTGCCCATGAGGTGGAAGACGGCGTAGAGCCGGTCCTTCTCGGCTGCGTCCAGGAAGACGCCGAACTGCTGCGGGGTCCACACCATCACCGGACCGGGGACCTCGACCGTGTCCCGCCAGCGGCGGACACGTGCGTCGGTCCAGAGGAGCGGCTTGGGGCGCTTGCCGGACTCCAGCTCGACGTGGGCGGCCGGGTTGAACGTGATGAGTTGCTGGGCGATGGCGGAGTTCAGGGCCGCGCGGAGGGTGCGGCGAACGGCCTGCCTGGTCGCCGGGCCGGTGATCTTCCGGAACGGCTTCATCTCCGCCAGCTTGGCCCGTTCGGCGGCGAGCAGGGCCCGCTCGGCGGTGACCGGGCGGCCAGGACGGCTTGGCTTGCAGCGGGCGATCTGCTCGCGGCGGGCCTGGTTCTCGGCGGCGATCACCTCGTTGTCGTCGGCTATCCCGTCGAACATCTCCACGAGGTGACCGACGTTGAGCCGGTCCAGGCGAATGTGCCCGATACGGGGCTTCAGGTGGACGCGGATGTGCGACGCGTACCCGTTGAGGGTGGTCCTGCGGCGCTTCTTCGACGCGAACCAGGCGTCCAGCCACTCGCCGACCGTGAGGCTGCCCCGTAGCCCGAGCCCGGCCCTGAGACGCCGCCGTGTCTCCTCGACGTCGGGCAGTGTCGCCTTCTCGTCCCCGACCTCCTCCAAGAGCGTGACGAGGCGCTGGAGGCTGTCGGGATCGTCCGTGTCGGCCAGGGCGAGGAGCGCACGGACGTGGTCGAGGTCGGCCTGGGCGGCCTTGAGGGAGTCGTAGCCGGCGCGGCTGAAGGAGCGGCGGGTGCCGGCTTCGCGGGGTGGGAGTTCCTGGCGTATGGAGTATGAGCCGTGCTTGCGGTTGGTGAGCTTGGGGCACTTCTTGCCGAGCGGTTTGCCGGTGTGGGGGTCTCGGCAGTAGCAGCGGCGGTGGGTGGAACCCTTCAAAGATCGTTCTCCTCGGTGGGGTCGGTGTCGGGCGAGTCGATGTCGGCGAGCGGGGAGGGCAGGTGGGGCGGGGTGCCGCCGGCCTCACGGATGGCGTCGCGGTGGCGGCCCAGTTCGTACTTGGCATTGGCGGCTTGGTCGGCGTACCGGGCCAGTGCGCGCTCGGCTGCCTCCCGCTGGACGCGGTTGGGGGCGGTCCTGACCTTCCAGCGTTCGTAGTCCTCGCTTTCCACGGCGGCCAGGGCCGAGCGGAGTTCGAGGTCGTGGGCGAGGAAGTGGTCCAGCATGTGGTCGGTGGCGTCTTCGGCAGATTCGTTGCCGGTGAACCACTGGAGCGCGTCCCAGGCCGGTTGCGGTTCTTTGTAGGGGAGTTGGCGGACTTCGTCGACGTAGCCGACGGGGTAGATCAGGCTGATCGGGGACATGCGCAGGGCCTTGGCGAGGACCATGACCTCGACCAGGGGGAGGACGGCGCGGCGGCCGGACTCCATGTTGGCGATCACGTTGCGGGGGATCGGGTAGCCGATCTCCTCGCATCTGTCGGCCAGATCCTGTGCGCTCCACCGCAGTTCCTTCCGTCGTCTGCGGACCTCGCCGGCCACGGTGGCCACGACGTGGTCCTCCCATTCGAGGTCGTCGGCCTCGGTGTCTTCTTCGTATCCATGGTCGGAACGGCGCTGTGTCATGAAGACACATTAGCTTGCCTACCGTTGATTCCATGGCCTGGAGACGAGCGTGATCGTCGTGTTCGCCGAGGGCTCAGTCATGGATGGAGCGTGCATGCGCGAGAGTCGACCCGCGAGCAGTGCCAAGGGCATGAGCCGCGAGGAGTTGCTGGAGCTGCCAGCTGCCGTTGACCTGGATACGGGCAATCGAGCGTTGGGGCTGGGGAGGAGCAAGGGGTACGAGCTGGCGAAGCGCGGCCAGTACCCCTGCAAGGTGCTGCGGCTGGGCAGCGCCTACCGAGTGGTGACCGCAGATCTGCTGGCGCTGCTCGGGCTGGCAGCGTGACGGGGCGGAAGCGTAGTGAACCGTTCTGCGCTGAGCTGACACAGAAAGGCTGGACTGTTGCCGGGCTTGGACGTACGGTCCGTGTTCCCTCGCTGTGGCCTGGAGCCCGCGAGATAGGGGTGAGCCCCCGGCGGTGCAACGCCGGAGGCCCGAGCAACCCCGAACGGCCCTGGAAGAACCAATCCGGCGACAAGGGCGTGCGAGCCCGCCGCCAGACGAGGAGCTGCCCTGTGCAACACCCCGAACCCCCGGCCCATTCCGATCTCGACGCGCGGGATTGGCCGCCGACCGCGATCCCCGGCATGCCCGGTCGGTACACGGGCGAATGGTCCGTCGCCGATGAAGCCGACGGGACCGGGAGGGCCTCGGCGGACATGCTTGCAGAGGAGGCGGCACCGATCCCCGAGCCGACCGCCGGGTCGAAGGTGCTGGACGAACTGCGTGGTCAGCTGGCGAAGTTCGTGATCCTGCCCTCGCCGGAGGCGCTGGACGCCGTCACGCTGTGGGTGGCGGCCACGCACCTGCAGACGGCGTGGCAGCACGCGCCGCGCCTCGCGGTCGTCGGCCCGGCGAAGCGGTGCGGTAAGTCGCGGCTCCTGGACGTGGTGACCGAGACCGTGCACGACCCGTTGATCACGGTCAACGCGTCTGCTGCCGCGGTGTTCCGGTCGATCACCGACGCCCCTCCGACCCTTCTGGTCGACGAGGCCGACACGCTCTTCGGGTCGGCGAAGGTGGCGGAGAAGAACGAGGAGATGCGTGGCCTGCTCAACGCCGGTCACCAGCGCAACCGCCCGACCCTGCGGGTCTCCGGCCCGAACCACGAGGTGGCGAAGTTCCCCACCTTCGCCATGGCCGCCCTCGCCGGGATCGGGGACCTACCGGACACGATCATGGACAGGTCGGTCGTGATCCGGATGCGCCGCCGGGGGCCGGGGGAGAAGGTCGCCGAGTTCCGCACCGTACGGGACACCCCCGCCCTGCACGCCGTGCGGGACCGGCTCGTGGCCTGGCTCGGGCCGCTCTACGACACCGCCATGGGCCTCACCCCGCCCATGCCGGTCGAAGACCGGGCCGCCGACACCTGGGAGCCGCTGGTCGCCGTCGCCGACCTCGCGGGCGGCACCTGGCCTGCTGCTGCCCGGGCCGCCTGCCTGGCCATGACGCGGCACGAGGCCGAGCAGGAACAGGACAACAGCGCCCTGAACCTCCGGCTTCTCGCCGACATCCGCCGCGCCTTCGCCGTCGAAGGTAACCCGGCCTTGCTCCGTACCGGCCGTCTCCTCAGCATCCTCAACGACGACACCGA
Encoded here:
- a CDS encoding site-specific integrase; translated protein: MKGSTHRRCYCRDPHTGKPLGKKCPKLTNRKHGSYSIRQELPPREAGTRRSFSRAGYDSLKAAQADLDHVRALLALADTDDPDSLQRLVTLLEEVGDEKATLPDVEETRRRLRAGLGLRGSLTVGEWLDAWFASKKRRRTTLNGYASHIRVHLKPRIGHIRLDRLNVGHLVEMFDGIADDNEVIAAENQARREQIARCKPSRPGRPVTAERALLAAERAKLAEMKPFRKITGPATRQAVRRTLRAALNSAIAQQLITFNPAAHVELESGKRPKPLLWTDARVRRWRDTVEVPGPVMVWTPQQFGVFLDAAEKDRLYAVFHLMGTRGLRRGEAVGQDWHETDLDAGLITPAKEIVVDGWDPYESEPKTDGSAGTIALDSVNVAVLRAHRKRQARERKKAGAAWQETGKIFTKEDGSWLHPETVSETFRRLLATTDLPPITLRDLRHVAATLTHGAGGDIHTIKETLRHSTITLTSDTYTSLLPEVDREIAEKAAALIQRSRPTSSQSDSPPAQ
- a CDS encoding helix-turn-helix domain-containing protein, with the protein product MTQRRSDHGYEEDTEADDLEWEDHVVATVAGEVRRRRKELRWSAQDLADRCEEIGYPIPRNVIANMESGRRAVLPLVEVMVLAKALRMSPISLIYPVGYVDEVRQLPYKEPQPAWDALQWFTGNESAEDATDHMLDHFLAHDLELRSALAAVESEDYERWKVRTAPNRVQREAAERALARYADQAANAKYELGRHRDAIREAGGTPPHLPSPLADIDSPDTDPTEENDL
- a CDS encoding DEAD/DEAH box helicase; this translates as MPENIDNAELTELVEAAVTEAPAGTTAPAAEAESAPAADATAPNADAEKAADAEKAEADAEPTVTFGTLGLPEGIVRKLAQNGVTAPFPIQAATIPDALAGKDILGRGRTGSGKTLSFGLPTLAALAGGHTEKKKPRAVILTPTRELAMQVADALQPYGDVLGLKMKVVCGGTSMGNQIYALERGVDVLVATPGRLRDIINRGACSLENVQVAVLDEADQMSDLGFLPEVTELLDQIPGGGQRMLFSATMENEIGTLVKRYLSNPVTHEVDSAQGNVTTMSHHVLVVKPKDKAPVTAAIAARKGRTIIFVRTQLGADRIAEQLIESGVKADALHGGMTQGARTRVLEDFKKGYVNALVATDVAARGIHVDGIDLVLNVDPAGDHKDYLHRSGRTARAGKSGVVVSLALPHQRRQIFRLMEDAGVDASRHIVQGAGVFEPEVAEITGARSLTEVQADSANNAAKQAEREAADLTKQLERVQRRAVELREEADRLVARAARERGEDPEAAVAEVAAEAEAALVAAVSVPEQPAARDEQRRDERGNYERRDNRGGDRGGYRGNDRRDDRPSFNRDRRDDRGGRSFERRDNDRPSFNRDRRDDRPSGGFRSGGNDRRDDRGGRSFERRDNDRPSFNRDRRDDRPSGGFRSGGNDRRDDRGGRSFERRDNDRPSFNRDRRDDRPSGGFRSGGSDRPFNRDRRDDRPSGGFRSGGSDRPTGRRDDHRGANTGTNTGSFGRRDDKPRWKRNG
- a CDS encoding DUF3631 domain-containing protein, which produces MLAEEAAPIPEPTAGSKVLDELRGQLAKFVILPSPEALDAVTLWVAATHLQTAWQHAPRLAVVGPAKRCGKSRLLDVVTETVHDPLITVNASAAAVFRSITDAPPTLLVDEADTLFGSAKVAEKNEEMRGLLNAGHQRNRPTLRVSGPNHEVAKFPTFAMAALAGIGDLPDTIMDRSVVIRMRRRGPGEKVAEFRTVRDTPALHAVRDRLVAWLGPLYDTAMGLTPPMPVEDRAADTWEPLVAVADLAGGTWPAAARAACLAMTRHEAEQEQDNSALNLRLLADIRRAFAVEGNPALLRTGRLLSILNDDTESPWPEYKDKGLTARGLQLLLRDYGISASSHRFPGDSQARGFTREQFADAWARYCPEPPPAAEPLLLPTP
- a CDS encoding 5'-methylthioadenosine/S-adenosylhomocysteine nucleosidase family protein; this encodes MLGKGAELNEASDKIVVLTALPLEYQAVRSLLEDPRRVDHAGTIFEHGRLAGTSHTVYLTSTGPGNDSAAALTERAVSFVQPRAVFFTGIAGGLKSDIFPGDIVVATEVHAYHGGKQDPDGFKVRPRSWEASYQLQQVAQYVANVGTWRSKLPEGARTSTAVHFKPIVAGDVVLNAPQESSLRTFLDHSYNGAAAVEMEGAGFASAAHKTQAVPHLMIRGISDRADGTKQNTDGQGLQEAAASHAALFLAEVITQLSPPPTSVGGPDFSTSRRLDDELVWQPLEQAAAVSWRKNLIPTSGYTSSASLLELHLVPVPATSRVPAVRMQQLTAELVDLGRAEGFFTNLEHVEAYDSAEVALVAVKDRHNRSAGIAITRSGQRSAWEALPHPGLSYVLDEDRTSDRIEILLKILNSIASPAASRYAPAVAVENTRMVTVERLSEVNPHSARIRPTDAPIEVQPEEAIGVEMISRCGRELAEELTARLIYSFRNPRRHW